One genomic region from Granulicatella adiacens ATCC 49175 encodes:
- a CDS encoding LysR family transcriptional regulator, translated as MKLQQLKYFNALCRLKSFSKVALTFKVSQPTVSYAIKSLEEDLGVKLILRNQSHTDVSLTKEGELFRKYSLNALQQLDMGITAVKNTHDGRIKIGITAALSRFFDLTKHISSLEEIFKTEIGLLEDGSKEITKKIISNKLDIALFGTSKEVFSSQIDLKKIATFPFKLAVSKKHPLSKASHVHLSQVENEKFILFNEHFIHHEVFWKFMNSYGIIPNILAEVSDIQGFENFIQQKNTIGLLVDFLKLDHIHLIELDEPEPVQFYLYLAKQKNGKITDEAFNEMELYIKNQIYALKN; from the coding sequence ATGAAACTTCAACAACTCAAATACTTTAATGCTCTATGCCGTTTAAAATCTTTTTCAAAAGTAGCTTTAACTTTCAAAGTCAGTCAACCTACTGTCAGCTACGCCATTAAATCATTAGAAGAAGATCTCGGTGTGAAGCTTATCCTACGAAACCAATCTCATACAGATGTGTCTCTTACTAAAGAAGGCGAACTTTTTAGAAAGTATTCACTCAATGCTCTACAACAACTGGACATGGGAATAACAGCTGTAAAGAACACTCATGATGGACGTATTAAAATCGGGATTACCGCAGCTCTTTCGCGTTTCTTCGATTTAACAAAACATATTTCATCGCTAGAAGAGATTTTCAAAACTGAAATCGGCTTATTAGAAGATGGCTCTAAAGAAATCACAAAGAAAATCATTTCGAATAAATTAGATATTGCTTTATTCGGAACGAGTAAAGAAGTTTTTAGCAGCCAAATTGATTTGAAAAAAATCGCAACTTTCCCGTTTAAATTAGCCGTTTCTAAAAAACATCCGCTATCAAAAGCTTCTCACGTTCATCTCTCACAAGTAGAAAACGAGAAATTTATCCTCTTTAATGAACATTTTATTCATCATGAAGTATTCTGGAAATTTATGAATTCATACGGAATCATCCCAAATATATTGGCCGAAGTTAGCGATATTCAAGGATTCGAAAACTTTATCCAACAAAAAAACACTATTGGACTTCTCGTTGACTTCTTAAAACTGGACCATATTCATTTAATTGAACTGGACGAACCAGAACCTGTCCAATTTTATTTATATTTAGCCAAACAAAAAAATGGAAAGATTACAGATGAGGCATTTAATGAGATGGAGTTGTATATTAAAAATCAAATATACGCTTTAAAAAATTAA
- a CDS encoding transcription repressor NadR: MPKERKAELLKLLKGAPKPLNGQSLAEHFHVTRQIIVQDIALLRADGATILSTNRGYVYKEQESSPYVHRLFKVKHDTEAIEAELLAIVDNGGRVQNIQIDHPVYGEIQTLVKLTCRRDVQHFLEQIHQEDFRPLSSLTDGIHYHLVEAENQQDLDYIEDALDKLGYLVKED, from the coding sequence ATGCCAAAAGAAAGAAAAGCAGAGTTATTAAAACTCTTGAAAGGAGCTCCAAAACCGCTCAATGGTCAAAGCTTAGCGGAACATTTCCACGTTACCCGACAAATTATCGTTCAAGACATCGCGCTTCTTCGTGCTGATGGGGCAACGATTCTCTCGACCAATCGTGGATATGTCTACAAGGAACAAGAGAGCTCGCCGTACGTTCATCGTCTCTTCAAAGTCAAACACGATACCGAGGCTATTGAAGCCGAACTGTTAGCGATTGTCGATAATGGAGGTCGTGTCCAAAATATTCAAATCGACCATCCAGTCTACGGTGAAATTCAGACACTTGTGAAACTGACCTGTCGCCGCGACGTCCAACACTTCTTGGAACAAATCCATCAAGAAGACTTTCGCCCTCTGTCATCCTTAACAGACGGCATACATTATCATCTAGTTGAGGCTGAAAACCAACAAGACCTCGACTATATCGAAGATGCCCTTGATAAATTAGGGTATTTAGTGAAGGAAGATTAA
- a CDS encoding malolactic enzyme has protein sequence MRGHQILNDPFKNKGTAFTQEERQELGLVGLLPPYVQTLEEQAAQTYAHMHQKGSDLEKRLFLMEIFNTNRTLFYYLFSQHLEEFNPIVYDPTIADTIENYSELFVDPQYAAYLDINHPENIETTLKNAAGDREIRLIVVTDAEGILGIGDWGTNGVDISVGKLMVYTGAAGIDPASVLPLVIDAGTNRQSLLEDPNYLGNRHERVRGDRYYAFIDQFVETAERLFPKLYLHWEDFGRGNAANILNKYKTQIPTFNDDIQGTGIVTLGGVFASMDIAGEKLTDQVYLCYGGGTAGAGIASRVLREMVVDGLSEEEAYKRFFMVDKQGLLFDDMDDLTPEQRPFAKKRSDFANADKLTDLLEVVKTVKPTILVGTSTQPNTFTKEVVEAMCENAERPVIFPLSNPTKLAEATAKDIIEWSNGKAFVATGIPSDDVEFNGVNYVIGQANNALIYPGLGLGMLASEASLLTDEMIGAAAHAVNGIVDITKPGAPVLPPFKYVNEVSLKVATAVAKKAQEQGLARAAEQDMEKAVREFRWTPKY, from the coding sequence ATGCGTGGACACCAAATTTTAAATGACCCTTTTAAAAATAAAGGGACAGCATTTACACAAGAAGAACGTCAAGAATTAGGATTGGTAGGATTATTACCACCTTACGTTCAAACGTTAGAAGAACAAGCAGCGCAAACATATGCGCATATGCACCAAAAAGGGAGTGACCTTGAAAAACGTCTTTTCTTAATGGAAATTTTCAATACAAATCGTACGTTATTTTATTACTTATTCTCACAACATTTAGAAGAATTTAATCCAATCGTGTATGATCCAACGATTGCGGACACTATCGAAAACTACAGTGAACTTTTTGTGGACCCTCAATATGCGGCTTACTTAGATATTAATCACCCAGAAAATATTGAAACAACATTGAAAAACGCTGCAGGAGACCGTGAGATTCGTTTAATCGTCGTAACTGATGCGGAAGGAATTCTTGGAATTGGTGACTGGGGTACAAACGGTGTAGATATTTCTGTAGGGAAATTAATGGTCTATACAGGCGCGGCTGGCATCGATCCAGCAAGTGTTCTGCCTTTAGTGATTGATGCCGGTACAAATCGTCAAAGTCTATTAGAAGATCCTAACTATTTAGGAAACCGTCATGAGCGTGTTCGTGGGGACCGTTACTATGCGTTTATTGACCAATTTGTTGAAACGGCAGAGCGCCTTTTCCCTAAATTATACTTACACTGGGAAGACTTCGGACGTGGCAACGCGGCCAATATTTTAAACAAATACAAAACTCAAATTCCAACCTTCAATGATGATATCCAAGGAACAGGAATTGTAACTCTTGGTGGGGTGTTTGCCTCAATGGATATTGCGGGTGAAAAACTAACAGATCAAGTGTACTTATGCTACGGTGGTGGTACTGCAGGGGCAGGGATTGCTTCTCGTGTCCTTCGTGAAATGGTTGTCGACGGTCTAAGCGAAGAAGAAGCCTATAAACGTTTCTTCATGGTGGATAAACAAGGATTGTTATTCGATGATATGGACGATTTAACACCTGAACAACGACCATTTGCGAAAAAACGTAGCGATTTTGCTAACGCAGATAAATTAACAGATTTATTAGAAGTAGTGAAAACTGTGAAACCAACCATCTTAGTGGGAACTTCAACTCAACCGAATACATTTACAAAAGAAGTTGTAGAAGCGATGTGTGAAAATGCAGAACGTCCTGTCATCTTCCCATTGTCTAACCCAACAAAATTAGCAGAAGCAACAGCAAAAGATATCATTGAATGGTCTAACGGAAAAGCATTTGTTGCAACAGGAATTCCTTCAGATGATGTTGAGTTCAACGGAGTAAACTACGTAATTGGTCAAGCAAACAATGCGTTGATTTATCCTGGTCTTGGATTAGGAATGTTGGCTTCGGAGGCGAGTCTATTAACCGATGAAATGATTGGTGCAGCAGCTCATGCTGTAAATGGCATCGTTGATATTACAAAACCAGGAGCACCAGTATTACCGCCGTTCAAATACGTCAATGAAGTATCATTGAAAGTGGCAACAGCTGTAGCTAAAAAAGCACAGGAACAAGGCTTAGCTCGCGCTGCTGAACAAGATATGGAAAAAGCAGTTCGTGAATTTAGATGGACACCAAAATATTAG
- a CDS encoding Fic family protein produces the protein MQANFQITEKMLGLVHNIAELLTTYSIEKRPLLLRKENRIRSIQSSLAIENNSLTLEQVTDIIEGHRVLGSPKDIHEVQNAYEAYERVFSMDPYSVEDFLEAHRLLTHGLVKHPGHFRLSDVGVYDASGRLVHIGARPQFVPGLVEELFSWAKNSQLLDLVKSCLVHFELEMIHPFEDGNGRMGRLWQSLILSRWNPLFEWLPIESVIHAHQQGYYDALAISNKENDATVFVEFMLEVILETLEEVKVQDRIEEENTEYIVLQSLKPKEREVFEQVKAYLEQYGNIGNQQVQELTGLSAATVRRYLSLFVKVGLLTSSGSTKGKLYSLDSI, from the coding sequence ATGCAAGCGAATTTTCAAATCACAGAGAAGATGTTAGGGCTAGTACACAATATTGCAGAACTTCTGACAACCTATTCCATCGAGAAACGTCCGCTATTATTACGTAAGGAGAATCGAATTCGCTCGATTCAGTCCTCGCTAGCAATTGAAAATAATAGTTTGACACTTGAACAAGTGACAGATATTATCGAGGGTCACAGGGTGCTTGGATCACCAAAGGATATTCATGAGGTGCAAAATGCGTATGAGGCATATGAACGGGTCTTTTCGATGGATCCGTATAGTGTGGAGGATTTCTTGGAGGCACACCGGTTGTTAACACACGGTCTTGTGAAACATCCCGGGCATTTTCGCTTGAGTGATGTCGGTGTTTATGATGCCAGTGGACGACTGGTTCACATAGGCGCACGTCCGCAATTTGTTCCAGGTCTTGTGGAAGAGTTATTCTCCTGGGCAAAGAATAGTCAGCTGTTGGATTTGGTGAAATCATGTCTCGTTCATTTTGAACTGGAGATGATCCATCCATTTGAAGACGGAAATGGTCGTATGGGGCGATTGTGGCAAAGTTTGATTTTGAGTCGTTGGAATCCGCTATTCGAATGGCTTCCGATTGAGTCTGTGATTCATGCGCATCAGCAAGGGTATTATGATGCGCTCGCTATCAGTAACAAGGAGAATGACGCAACGGTCTTTGTTGAGTTTATGCTTGAAGTGATTTTGGAAACATTGGAAGAGGTGAAAGTGCAAGACCGTATCGAAGAAGAAAATACGGAGTATATCGTTTTGCAATCCTTAAAACCAAAAGAGCGAGAAGTCTTTGAACAAGTAAAGGCCTATCTTGAACAGTATGGGAATATCGGTAATCAGCAAGTACAAGAACTCACAGGGCTCAGTGCCGCAACCGTTCGACGCTACTTATCGTTGTTTGTCAAAGTTGGATTGCTGACTTCTAGCGGAAGTACGAAAGGAAAGTTATATTCATTAGATTCTATTTAG